Within the Glycine max cultivar Williams 82 chromosome 12, Glycine_max_v4.0, whole genome shotgun sequence genome, the region AAGAAAagtacctaatttttttttattgaaaaatggcTCTTAAAAACGCAGCATTTAGTATCGAAAAAAAAAACGCATTTGAGatagttgttttaatttatatgtagaGAATGTTTTCTAATATAAACACTCTTAATTTTATGAGATTAGAAGTCTTTAGTCTTAATTTAATAATCCTTTGAAAAAAagtcttaattttataaaatcttgtttaatctttaattttataaaacgtTATTcactcattaattaaaaatatgtttaaaagattcaaataaataatgttttgcAAGATTAAGTcctgaattatttttttgtataaatttaaatatttaaacaactaaaaattacagtcttaaaatttaaaatggaatatatttatgaaataaagTTAAAGATTTCGATTCTTAGTCTAtaaggaaacaaagaaaaacaagcGAATGGCACGACGTTCTCTTATAATATACTCTCCTTCTGTTGTCATttcgttttctttttcattctacCACAACAAAGCCAATAGCCTCCTTCTTgtactttataaataaattagtattatctgatataattttcattatacATTATAAAAAAGATGTCAATAGCATAATTGAGAtcctataaaattttattccattacAAGTAAAGGGTCAATAATATTttctcaatgataaaaaaaagggtaaatAATAACGCATCATTTGCTTACCAAAAACGTATCATTTTCGAGAAATCCATATTTTATTACTCGAATCAAATTTatacatttatattatattaaaatatattcatatctcttttttttttttttgtatttcaatTTGATAAACAGTTCCACTTTACTCTTTTAAAGTATTTATATTACACTGCATTGATTATTTTGTCAGTTTTTtcatacaaataatattaatatttacagttttttttatgtCATCAAATTGACCAATTTAATTTAGTCTAATAGATCTAATAAATtaagtataaaatttaatgatggTAGAGGTGAAGAATAAAACCAAACCGAAATAAAAAGGGGAGAAAAAGCGTAGTATTTTTAtccatcttcttcttcataCTAATTTCCTTTCTTTGTCTGTGTCTGAAACAATGAAACATTGAGTTGCAAGTTACTGTGTGGAATGTTCTTctgataataataatgaagtGTTTCTATTTCTCAAACGGAGGAGAAGACGAGGATTCCGTGGCGGGAGCGGCGCCGCCGAGTTCGCGCGGCGGCGGCTCCACCTCGCGGGTGTCGTGGGCGCGTTCGCTGAGCCTCATGGACACGCGCAGCACCAGCCGCTCCCACTTCGACTCCGAATCAACGGAGTTCTCCGACACGGTGGACTTCCACCACTTCCTGGCGCAGCGCCGCGCCAACCACCTCCgcctcttctctttctccgACCTAAAATCCGCCACGCGCGCCTTCAGCCGCGCCCTCCTCGTCGGCGAGGGAGGGTTCGGCTCCGTCTACCGCGGCCTCCTCGACCAAAACGACGTCGCGATCAAGCAGCTGAACCGCAACGGCCACCAAGGGCACAAGGAGTGGATCAACGAGTTGAACCTGTTAGGTGTCGTGAAGCACCCTAATTTGGTGAAATTGGTTGGGTACTGTGCCGAAGACGATGAGAGAGGGATTCAGAGGCTTTTGGTTTACGAGTTTATGCcgaataagagcttggaggatcATCTCCTTGCAAGAGTACCGTCGACGATAATCCCTTGGGGGACCAGGTTGAGGATTGCGCGGGATGCGGCGAGGGGTTTGGCGTATCTTCACGAGGAAATGGATTTTCAGGTACAGTGTTTGTTTGTGATGGAGATTGTGACTTTCTTTACCTTGTCGTATTAATTAGGTTATTTAGGTTTTGTCTCTGTGATCATTTATGtgattttgaaaagaaagcatgtGGGTCTTTAGTTGTGGTTAAAACATTTGCATGCTTGATTTTGGATTGGTTTTACagaattgattttggttaaatGTGAATTGGGTGGATGGATATCTTTATGGAAGAGAGTTTTTGTCATAAATAGAAGGATGTGGATGGTTTGTACTATGGATATCTTTTACAGCATTTCACATATGCTAAAATCCACTGAGAACTTTTGGGGAAACACATTATTAATGATTGCCATTCTTACTGGTGCAGCTAATATTTCGGGATTTTAAGACATCCAACATCTTGCTGGATGAGAATTTCAATGCAAAGCTTTCTGATTTTGGGCTGGCTAGGCAAGGACCCTCAGAAGGGTCTGGCTATGTTTCAACAGCAGTAAGAATTTGTCTATACTCTTGAGAAAACTCATTATATTTACAATATTGCATGACAACATCAGAATAGTGTGCCTTCTGGCAGCTTATTTTGAGTAAATTAACTATATTTCACCATATTCAATGTGAATgattctaatttataaaaagttaCAATGATAATCTGAAGTCTGAATCTTTGTTTTGTTCCTGATATTTTGCTGTTACGCAAAATAAATGACTTATTTCTTCACTAAGGTTGTCGGCACCATAGGTTATGTTGCGCCGGAGTATGTTCTGACTGGTAAGCTAACTGCTAAGAGTGATGTGTGGAgctttggtgtagttctttatGAGCTTATCACTGGGAGGAGAGTTGTAGAGAGAAACCTACCAAGAAATGAGCAAAAGCTTTTGGATTGGGTAAGACCTTATGTTTCTGATCCTAGAAAGTTCCATCATATATTAGACCCCCGGCTTAAGGGACAATACTGCATCAAATCAGCTCATAAACTTGCAATCCTAGCAAACAAGTGCCTCATGAAGCAGCCGAAATCCCGTCCAAAAATGAGCGAGGTGGTTGAGTCTCTTGGAAGCATTATTAATGACA harbors:
- the LOC100811825 gene encoding serine/threonine-protein kinase PCRK1 — encoded protein: MKCFYFSNGGEDEDSVAGAAPPSSRGGGSTSRVSWARSLSLMDTRSTSRSHFDSESTEFSDTVDFHHFLAQRRANHLRLFSFSDLKSATRAFSRALLVGEGGFGSVYRGLLDQNDVAIKQLNRNGHQGHKEWINELNLLGVVKHPNLVKLVGYCAEDDERGIQRLLVYEFMPNKSLEDHLLARVPSTIIPWGTRLRIARDAARGLAYLHEEMDFQLIFRDFKTSNILLDENFNAKLSDFGLARQGPSEGSGYVSTAVVGTIGYVAPEYVLTGKLTAKSDVWSFGVVLYELITGRRVVERNLPRNEQKLLDWVRPYVSDPRKFHHILDPRLKGQYCIKSAHKLAILANKCLMKQPKSRPKMSEVVESLGSIINDTVPHDEHIPQAAVAATGEEKEEKLSVEDTQPEPAAKQGNNYLKKVFELKDMVSLRNKSVGRLDWKSWAPGLVRTW